From one Aquicella siphonis genomic stretch:
- a CDS encoding type II toxin-antitoxin system RelE/ParE family toxin encodes MNQEECKWELKYWCDNKGESPIERWFDSLTKEQFKSVAKELKLLELCGNMLKLPHSRGLKKGLFELRERKYEFRVYYTFLKN; translated from the coding sequence GTGAACCAAGAGGAATGTAAGTGGGAGCTTAAATATTGGTGTGATAATAAAGGCGAAAGTCCTATAGAGCGGTGGTTTGACTCCTTGACTAAAGAGCAATTTAAATCGGTTGCTAAAGAGCTAAAGTTATTGGAGCTATGTGGAAATATGCTTAAGTTACCTCACAGTCGCGGCTTAAAAAAGGGATTATTTGAATTACGAGAACGTAAATATGAGTTTAGGGTTTATTATACTTTTTTAAAGAATTAA
- a CDS encoding GFA family protein: MYTLKGACHCGNIKLEFNTPKSPQALWLRKCSCSFCHKQGNINVADPEGFLIIKIENKENTFFYQMGHKTSDRLFCGTCGVYIGGLMTYEGKSVCVLNANTLDTDNNLSMPTEINVSAQTPEERILGRMSRWMPFEIV, translated from the coding sequence ATGTATACATTAAAGGGTGCTTGTCATTGTGGTAATATTAAGCTGGAATTTAATACGCCTAAATCACCACAAGCGCTTTGGCTGAGAAAGTGTTCATGTTCATTTTGTCATAAACAGGGCAATATCAACGTGGCGGATCCAGAAGGTTTTTTAATAATCAAAATAGAAAATAAAGAAAATACTTTCTTTTATCAAATGGGTCATAAAACCAGCGATCGTCTTTTTTGCGGTACTTGTGGTGTGTATATTGGTGGGCTGATGACCTATGAAGGTAAGTCGGTCTGTGTTCTAAACGCTAATACACTGGACACCGACAATAACCTCAGTATGCCAACGGAAATCAATGTATCGGCTCAAACCCCAGAGGAGAGAATTCTGGGAAGAATGAGCAGATGGATGCCTTTTGAAATTGTCTAA